From Banduia mediterranea, the proteins below share one genomic window:
- a CDS encoding TonB family protein, producing MSPRLSFALLWALMLHLSLVLFLVAAPDPRPQGAEGQGAGVELQLGEVAPASAEAPPTPVPEPPSREPVRDPETPQPVKSEPTPVPVAPLAVEQSKPKTVVEAPSRPKPKPEVPQPQPRAEPVPATAAIKPPPQTVAPPTQAPSRAPGGNGGDRYLAQLRSHLAGYRPAYTAHYGVAQVRFRIAASGAVSGVRVVESDGGEALAGEALALILRAAPMPVPPNGRPLELVVPIEFR from the coding sequence ATGAGCCCGCGGCTCAGCTTCGCGCTGCTGTGGGCGCTGATGCTGCACTTGTCGCTGGTGTTGTTCCTGGTCGCCGCGCCGGACCCGCGTCCGCAGGGCGCGGAAGGGCAAGGCGCCGGGGTCGAGCTGCAGTTGGGCGAGGTGGCGCCGGCGTCGGCCGAAGCGCCGCCAACGCCGGTGCCGGAGCCGCCCTCACGCGAGCCGGTACGGGATCCCGAAACACCGCAACCGGTCAAGTCCGAGCCCACGCCGGTTCCGGTCGCACCGCTGGCGGTTGAACAGTCAAAGCCGAAGACTGTAGTCGAGGCACCGTCGCGGCCGAAACCGAAACCCGAAGTGCCGCAACCGCAGCCCAGGGCCGAGCCGGTGCCGGCCACCGCGGCGATCAAACCGCCACCGCAGACGGTTGCGCCACCGACGCAGGCCCCGTCGCGCGCGCCCGGCGGCAATGGCGGCGACCGCTATCTGGCGCAGTTGCGCTCGCATCTCGCAGGTTATCGCCCGGCCTACACCGCGCACTACGGCGTCGCACAAGTCCGCTTCCGTATTGCCGCGAGCGGTGCCGTAAGCGGCGTGCGCGTGGTCGAAAGTGATGGCGGCGAAGCGCTCGCGGGCGAGGCCCTGGCTCTGATTCTGCGCGCCGCGCCCATGCCGGTACCGCCGAACGGGCGCCCGCTGGAGCTGGTCGTGCCGATTGAATTCCGGTGA
- a CDS encoding ATP-dependent 6-phosphofructokinase: protein MALAQIGRIGVLTSGGDCAGLNAVIRAVTARAVNHYGLQVYGILDGTLGLMERPLRYVELAPSTFDGRIFREGGTVLGTTNKGDPFRFPMADGSVRDRSQDFGDGVRELGLDALVVIGGDGSMSIVSRLCHAVGVGMVGVPKTIDNDVHGTDFSIGHATAVGVVTDAMDRLQPTAASHHRVMIVEVMGRDAGYIAMQGGIAGGADVVLVPEIPYSMDGVATAIRKVLDRGRTHALVVVAEGVKRDDGTVVHLPASTRYGGIGHWLGERIADTTHTETRVTILGHVQRGGSPSPQDRLLASAFGVHAVDLVMRGQLDRMVAWRNLSVVDVPLSEVTIGARPLDPNGTLATTAHGLGIYIGDTEAAG from the coding sequence ATGGCCCTAGCCCAAATTGGCAGAATCGGTGTACTGACCTCCGGCGGCGACTGCGCCGGTCTCAATGCCGTGATCCGCGCCGTGACCGCTCGCGCGGTCAATCATTACGGCCTGCAGGTCTACGGCATTCTTGACGGCACTCTGGGCCTGATGGAGCGACCGCTGCGTTACGTCGAACTCGCACCCAGCACCTTTGATGGCCGCATCTTCCGTGAAGGTGGCACGGTGCTCGGCACCACCAACAAGGGCGATCCTTTCCGGTTTCCGATGGCCGACGGCAGCGTGCGCGACCGTTCGCAGGACTTCGGCGACGGCGTGCGCGAGCTGGGCCTGGACGCGCTGGTGGTGATCGGTGGCGACGGCTCGATGAGCATCGTGTCGCGGCTGTGTCACGCCGTGGGCGTGGGCATGGTGGGCGTGCCCAAGACCATCGACAACGACGTCCACGGCACCGATTTCTCGATCGGCCACGCCACCGCGGTCGGCGTCGTCACCGACGCCATGGACCGTCTGCAACCGACCGCCGCGAGCCATCATCGCGTGATGATCGTGGAAGTCATGGGGCGCGACGCCGGCTATATCGCGATGCAGGGCGGCATCGCCGGCGGCGCCGACGTGGTGCTGGTCCCCGAGATCCCGTACTCGATGGACGGCGTGGCCACCGCGATCCGCAAGGTCCTTGACCGCGGTCGCACGCACGCTCTGGTGGTCGTCGCCGAAGGCGTGAAGCGTGACGACGGTACGGTCGTCCATTTGCCCGCAAGTACGCGCTACGGCGGCATCGGGCACTGGTTGGGCGAACGCATCGCCGACACCACGCACACCGAAACCCGGGTCACGATCCTCGGCCATGTGCAGCGCGGCGGTTCGCCCTCGCCGCAGGACCGACTGCTGGCCTCGGCCTTCGGCGTGCATGCCGTCGACCTGGTGATGCGCGGCCAGCTGGACCGCATGGTCGCCTGGCGCAATCTCAGCGTGGTCGACGTACCCCTGTCCGAAGTCACCATCGGCGCGCGGCCGCTGGACCCGAACGGCACGCTGGCCACCACGGCGCACGGCCTCGGCATCTACATCGGCGATACCGAGGCCGCAGGCTGA
- a CDS encoding ExbD/TolR family protein — MKIVLPSTRRAGSGLDDERLLPLINVVFLLLVFFMLAGALSSPAAFRVDPPKSSEAGSADAGASALLFGRDGKLAFGAEVVAIEQLQEFSRRWRAMHPGEALAIKADAEADAAQVLRLLDALRATGIDRVVLMTTRAPSK, encoded by the coding sequence ATGAAGATTGTGTTGCCGAGCACGCGGCGCGCCGGTTCCGGTCTGGATGACGAACGCCTGTTGCCGCTGATCAATGTGGTGTTCCTGCTGCTGGTGTTCTTCATGCTGGCGGGTGCGCTGTCCTCACCGGCGGCGTTTCGCGTCGACCCACCGAAATCCTCGGAGGCCGGCAGTGCCGATGCGGGCGCTTCGGCCTTGTTGTTCGGCCGAGACGGGAAACTCGCCTTCGGCGCCGAGGTGGTGGCGATCGAGCAGTTGCAGGAGTTCAGCCGGCGCTGGCGCGCCATGCATCCCGGCGAGGCGCTGGCGATCAAGGCCGACGCTGAGGCCGACGCCGCGCAGGTGCTGCGGCTGCTCGATGCGCTGCGCGCCACCGGAATCGATCGTGTGGTGCTGATGACCACGCGCGCTCCATCGAAATGA
- a CDS encoding NAD-dependent protein deacetylase, which yields MDKPLRELAALQSFVLDHPRLFVLTGAGCSTASGIPDYRDAGGAWKRKPPVTIQAFRDSALTRARYWARSFVGWPYFGHVQANTAHHALTALQTQGRIARLLTQNVDRLHQKAGSREVIDLHGRLDEVICLSCGLREAREAYQQTLIERNPDWLGLSADYAPDGDADLDELDFSTFGVPDCPRCGGLIKPDVVFFGENVPKSRVDEAMSALVAADALLVVGSSLMVYSGYRFAVAAARHGLPIAAINLGVTRADSLLSLKAVAACDLVLPMLSALLSS from the coding sequence CTGGACAAGCCGCTTCGGGAACTGGCGGCCTTGCAGAGCTTCGTGCTCGACCACCCGCGGCTGTTCGTGCTCACGGGCGCCGGTTGCAGCACCGCCTCCGGCATCCCCGACTATCGCGATGCCGGCGGCGCCTGGAAGCGCAAACCACCGGTCACCATCCAGGCTTTTCGGGACAGCGCGCTGACACGGGCGCGCTACTGGGCGCGCAGCTTCGTCGGCTGGCCGTATTTCGGTCACGTCCAGGCCAATACCGCGCATCACGCCTTGACGGCCTTGCAGACTCAGGGCCGGATCGCGCGCCTGTTGACCCAGAACGTGGACCGGCTGCACCAGAAGGCCGGCAGCCGCGAGGTCATCGACCTGCACGGACGGCTCGACGAGGTGATCTGCCTGAGCTGCGGGCTGCGCGAGGCGCGCGAGGCGTATCAACAAACACTGATCGAGCGCAATCCGGACTGGCTCGGGCTGAGCGCCGACTACGCCCCGGACGGCGATGCCGATCTCGACGAACTCGACTTCTCGACGTTCGGGGTGCCGGACTGCCCACGCTGCGGCGGGCTGATCAAACCGGATGTGGTGTTCTTCGGCGAGAACGTGCCGAAATCGCGCGTCGACGAGGCCATGTCCGCGCTCGTGGCGGCCGATGCGCTGCTCGTCGTGGGCTCCTCACTGATGGTCTATTCGGGCTATCGCTTCGCCGTCGCGGCGGCCAGGCATGGCCTCCCGATCGCCGCGATCAACCTCGGCGTGACGCGCGCCGATTCCCTGCTGAGCCTGAAAGCCGTAGCGGCCTGCGATCTGGTCCTGCCCATGCTCAGCGCGCTGCTGAGCTCCTGA
- a CDS encoding SlyX family protein, which produces MNDERLIELETRLSYLDDTVQVLNEVITAQNARIDKLEAWCRALAERARRQDDSGGAATGDERPPHY; this is translated from the coding sequence ATGAACGACGAACGACTGATCGAGCTTGAAACGCGACTGAGCTATCTCGACGACACCGTTCAGGTGCTCAACGAAGTGATCACGGCGCAGAATGCACGCATCGACAAGCTCGAAGCCTGGTGTCGGGCGCTGGCCGAACGGGCGCGGCGCCAGGATGACAGCGGCGGTGCGGCCACCGGCGACGAGCGCCCGCCGCACTATTGA
- a CDS encoding DUF3016 domain-containing protein: protein MRAMRFVRVFAGLLCAALSAPAAAQGVAELSFSEPEHFTDLVAPTGTIGETDPALMAELRERLMAVMSARLRDGQKLAVAITNVDLAGRMELLGMKDGRWLATPQQLRIYRPDTPPRISVQYALIENDTVIAHGNENLSDPDWAAQAAVLSETGSLDPVTGLFERWLVSLLGQPL, encoded by the coding sequence ATGCGGGCGATGCGGTTTGTGCGCGTTTTCGCAGGCCTGCTGTGCGCAGCGCTGTCCGCCCCGGCGGCGGCCCAGGGCGTTGCTGAACTGAGTTTCTCGGAGCCCGAGCATTTCACCGACCTCGTGGCCCCCACCGGCACCATCGGCGAAACCGATCCGGCGCTGATGGCCGAGCTGCGCGAACGGCTGATGGCGGTGATGTCGGCAAGGCTGCGCGATGGCCAGAAACTGGCGGTAGCGATCACCAACGTCGATCTCGCCGGGCGCATGGAACTGCTCGGCATGAAGGACGGCCGCTGGCTGGCCACGCCGCAGCAACTGCGGATCTACCGCCCCGACACGCCACCGCGCATCAGTGTGCAATATGCCCTGATCGAGAACGACACGGTGATCGCGCACGGCAACGAGAACCTGAGCGACCCGGACTGGGCAGCCCAGGCGGCGGTCCTGTCCGAAACCGGATCTCTGGACCCTGTCACGGGGCTGTTCGAACGCTGGCTGGTGAGTCTGCTCGGCCAGCCGTTATAG
- a CDS encoding DUF3016 domain-containing protein: MFRLSTAWIGMALIGSLVPGGPVWAEDAAPTAIVAVSYKNPEKFTDASDRGLYSPRATESVMRRLTAHFQEQGAKYLAEGQTMEIEVTDIDLAGRFEPGHTPGYEDVRLLRESTWPRMEFNYVVKQGEEIVDSGEAKLSDMSYLMHSSVSRSSDPLHHDTQMIDRWFRKHFEARSEATASATEPQ, from the coding sequence ATGTTCAGACTTTCCACCGCCTGGATCGGCATGGCGCTGATCGGGTCCCTGGTGCCAGGCGGCCCCGTCTGGGCCGAGGACGCCGCCCCCACCGCCATCGTTGCCGTCAGCTACAAGAATCCGGAAAAATTCACCGACGCCTCCGACCGCGGGCTTTACTCACCGCGCGCCACCGAATCGGTGATGCGCCGGCTGACCGCGCATTTTCAGGAGCAGGGCGCCAAGTACCTGGCCGAGGGTCAGACGATGGAAATCGAGGTGACGGACATCGATCTCGCCGGCCGCTTCGAGCCGGGTCACACACCGGGTTACGAAGACGTGCGGCTGTTACGCGAGTCGACCTGGCCGCGCATGGAATTCAACTACGTCGTCAAACAAGGTGAGGAGATCGTCGACTCCGGCGAAGCCAAGCTCTCGGACATGAGCTACCTGATGCATTCGAGCGTGTCGCGCTCGAGCGACCCCCTGCACCACGACACGCAAATGATCGACCGCTGGTTCCGCAAACACTTCGAAGCCAGGTCCGAGGCCACCGCGTCGGCAACTGAGCCTCAATAG
- the coaD gene encoding pantetheine-phosphate adenylyltransferase, with the protein MSVVAAYSGTFDPVTYGHTDIIRRAAAMFPNLIVAVGLNPSKNPRFTLEERIALVEGVIQHFGLTNVTVQGFDGLVVDFARTHGVTVLVRGVRTVGDVDYEKQMAVMNRDLYPALDTVLLAPSPEYAHLSSSLVRELAALGAPVEKLVPESVVPKLLARIGVGH; encoded by the coding sequence ATGAGCGTCGTCGCTGCCTACAGTGGTACCTTCGATCCGGTGACCTACGGCCATACCGACATCATTCGTCGCGCGGCTGCAATGTTCCCGAATCTGATCGTCGCGGTGGGACTCAATCCGTCCAAGAATCCACGCTTCACGCTGGAGGAACGGATCGCGCTGGTGGAAGGCGTGATTCAGCACTTCGGTCTGACCAATGTCACGGTCCAGGGCTTTGATGGTCTGGTCGTGGACTTTGCGCGCACGCACGGCGTCACGGTGCTGGTGCGCGGCGTGCGCACGGTTGGGGACGTGGACTACGAAAAGCAGATGGCGGTGATGAATCGCGATCTCTACCCGGCCTTGGATACGGTGTTGCTGGCGCCTTCGCCGGAGTACGCGCACCTGTCGTCCTCGCTGGTGAGGGAACTGGCCGCGCTGGGCGCGCCGGTCGAAAAATTGGTGCCGGAGTCGGTGGTGCCCAAGTTGTTGGCTCGCATCGGCGTGGGCCACTGA
- the rsmD gene encoding 16S rRNA (guanine(966)-N(2))-methyltransferase RsmD, translating to MKRPQGQLRIIGGQWRSRRVEFDPDGGVRPTPDRVRQTLFDWLAPLINGASCLDLFAGSGALGLEALSRGADRVCFVERGTAQLATLRAATLTLDAGARARLMGGDALGFLAQDTERYDVVFVDPPYEAALLPQVLAALPAHLKTMHRVYCEWRGTASPEWPPGWTVLKEKRAGQVSYALVCYTGQ from the coding sequence ATGAAACGACCCCAAGGCCAGCTCCGCATCATCGGCGGACAATGGCGTTCGCGCCGTGTCGAGTTTGATCCGGACGGCGGCGTGCGGCCTACGCCGGACCGCGTGCGGCAGACGCTGTTCGACTGGCTGGCGCCACTGATCAACGGTGCAAGCTGCCTTGACCTGTTCGCCGGTAGCGGTGCACTGGGCCTGGAGGCGCTCTCGCGCGGCGCGGATCGGGTGTGTTTCGTGGAGCGGGGCACAGCGCAATTGGCGACTCTGCGTGCGGCGACGCTGACGCTGGATGCCGGTGCACGGGCGCGGCTGATGGGCGGCGATGCGCTGGGCTTTCTGGCGCAGGACACCGAGCGCTACGACGTGGTGTTCGTCGATCCGCCCTATGAGGCGGCGCTGTTGCCGCAGGTGCTGGCGGCGCTGCCGGCGCATTTGAAGACCATGCATCGGGTCTATTGTGAATGGCGCGGCACGGCGTCGCCGGAATGGCCGCCGGGCTGGACAGTGCTCAAGGAAAAGCGGGCCGGTCAGGTAAGCTACGCACTGGTTTGCTACACGGGACAATAA
- the ggt gene encoding gamma-glutamyltransferase: MNNPFRGLLVALLFPVLALAAEPPAASSTSEAKRPPGYAVASAHPLATDAGLEILAQGGNAFDAAVAVSAALAVVEPTGSGLGGGGFWMIHREFDDLDLVVDGREVAPISATGDMYLDRDGEPVAELSRNGPLASGIPGEPAALVHIARVFGELPLAQLLAPAIRLAQDGFPVDEKLAGAIVDHLARFSPAALAVFVPDGSPLKAGDRLVQSDLAQTLRRFAQGGRDAFYGGETGARMLAGVRRDGGIWQQKDLEDYRIVERKPIVFLAGPYRVTVPPLPSAGGIAFQQVFQILGRKHWPPNDPVLARHQMIEAMRRVYRDRAAWLGDPAFVEVPLEKLLSRDYTDALADSIDLARATPSIELESPNETLREGDTTSHLSIIDAEGNRVSATLSINLGFGSGYMAPGTGYFLNNEMDDFSAKPLAPNAYGLIGTKANVIAPHKRMLSSMTPLMIEGPDGVAVLGTPGGSRIISMTLLASLAYIYGYAPQDIVKLGRYHHQFVPDTVVYEPGAFSQAEIDGLRKLGHQLSESARYYGNMQIVVWDRKARTLSAVSDPRGIGAGRVVMQAPPNTQAGGQGRMIAADRQAN; the protein is encoded by the coding sequence TTGAACAATCCCTTTCGCGGCCTGCTGGTCGCGCTGCTGTTCCCGGTTCTGGCACTGGCGGCCGAGCCGCCTGCCGCCTCGTCCACTTCCGAAGCCAAACGGCCACCCGGCTACGCGGTGGCCAGCGCGCACCCGCTGGCGACCGACGCCGGGTTGGAGATACTGGCGCAGGGCGGCAATGCCTTCGACGCCGCGGTGGCCGTGAGCGCCGCGCTGGCGGTGGTCGAACCCACCGGTTCGGGGCTGGGCGGCGGCGGCTTCTGGATGATCCATCGCGAATTCGATGATCTGGATCTGGTCGTGGACGGGCGCGAAGTGGCGCCGATCTCCGCGACCGGCGACATGTACCTGGACCGCGACGGCGAGCCAGTGGCGGAGCTGTCGCGCAATGGTCCGCTGGCCTCCGGCATTCCCGGCGAGCCGGCAGCGCTGGTGCACATCGCGCGGGTGTTCGGGGAGCTGCCGCTGGCGCAATTGCTGGCGCCGGCGATCCGTCTGGCGCAGGACGGCTTTCCGGTCGACGAGAAGCTGGCCGGCGCGATCGTCGATCACCTGGCCCGATTCAGCCCGGCCGCGCTCGCGGTGTTCGTGCCGGACGGCAGCCCGCTGAAAGCCGGCGACCGGTTGGTGCAGTCCGATCTGGCGCAAACCCTGCGACGCTTCGCGCAGGGGGGGCGGGATGCCTTCTACGGCGGCGAAACCGGGGCGCGCATGCTCGCCGGCGTGCGGCGCGACGGCGGCATCTGGCAGCAGAAGGATCTGGAGGACTATCGCATCGTCGAGCGCAAGCCCATCGTGTTCCTGGCGGGGCCGTATCGCGTGACCGTGCCGCCGCTGCCTTCGGCGGGCGGTATCGCATTCCAGCAGGTATTCCAGATTCTCGGTCGCAAGCACTGGCCGCCGAACGATCCGGTGTTGGCGCGACACCAGATGATCGAGGCGATGCGTCGCGTTTACCGCGACCGTGCGGCCTGGTTGGGTGATCCGGCCTTTGTCGAGGTTCCGCTCGAAAAGCTGCTGTCGCGCGACTACACCGATGCGCTGGCGGACAGTATCGACCTTGCTCGGGCCACGCCCAGCATCGAACTGGAGTCGCCGAACGAAACCTTGCGCGAAGGCGACACCACCAGCCATCTGTCGATCATCGATGCCGAAGGCAACCGCGTGTCGGCCACGCTGTCGATCAACCTGGGGTTCGGTTCAGGCTACATGGCGCCGGGCACCGGGTATTTCCTGAACAACGAGATGGACGATTTTTCGGCCAAGCCGCTGGCGCCGAACGCTTACGGGCTGATCGGCACCAAGGCCAATGTGATCGCGCCGCACAAGCGCATGCTGTCGAGCATGACGCCGCTGATGATCGAGGGGCCGGACGGCGTGGCGGTGCTCGGCACACCGGGCGGCAGCCGCATCATCAGCATGACTCTGCTGGCCTCCCTGGCGTACATCTATGGTTATGCGCCGCAGGACATCGTCAAGCTGGGCCGCTATCACCATCAGTTCGTGCCGGACACGGTGGTCTACGAACCCGGCGCGTTCTCGCAGGCCGAGATCGACGGCCTGCGCAAGCTGGGTCATCAGCTCAGCGAGTCCGCGCGGTATTACGGCAATATGCAGATCGTGGTCTGGGACCGGAAAGCGCGCACGCTGAGCGCGGTCTCGGACCCGCGTGGCATCGGTGCCGGTCGCGTGGTGATGCAGGCGCCGCCCAACACGCAGGCTGGCGGTCAGGGGCGCATGATCGCAGCCGACCGCCAGGCAAACTAG
- a CDS encoding phage integrase N-terminal SAM-like domain-containing protein yields the protein MRTEDTCVHWIKRFIVFHGKRHPANMGAGEVEAFLSHLAVDLNVAANTQNLALASVLFLYRDVLDVDLPWMSDVSRARKPQRFPVVLSRSEVERSV from the coding sequence CTGCGAACGGAGGATACCTGTGTCCACTGGATTAAACGCTTCATCGTGTTTCACGGCAAGCGGCACCCGGCGAACATGGGTGCGGGGGAGGTGGAGGCGTTTTTGAGCCATCTGGCGGTGGATTTGAACGTGGCGGCAAATACCCAGAACCTGGCGCTTGCCTCGGTACTCTTTCTGTATCGCGATGTTCTCGACGTGGATTTGCCGTGGATGAGCGACGTCTCGCGCGCCAGGAAGCCGCAGCGTTTTCCGGTGGTCTTGAGCCGGTCAGAGGTGGAACGATCCGTTTGA
- a CDS encoding ExbD/TolR family protein gives MNGSTVRARIVLPPRRRHAIPLTSLVDVVFILLFFFMLASSYLDWRAFPMSLAGDSGDAAAPVGHTLTIARDGALLDGEIVNAEQLRERLRGRAAPVVVVPEGGVPLQSLVEWLDRLKLWGVNASLARPAAS, from the coding sequence ATGAACGGCTCGACCGTCCGAGCGCGCATCGTATTGCCGCCCCGGCGTCGGCACGCGATTCCGTTGACCTCGCTGGTCGACGTGGTCTTCATCCTGCTGTTCTTCTTCATGCTCGCCTCCAGCTATCTCGACTGGCGGGCATTTCCGATGAGTCTGGCCGGCGACAGCGGCGATGCCGCGGCGCCGGTCGGCCATACGCTGACGATTGCCCGTGACGGCGCCCTGCTCGATGGCGAGATCGTGAACGCCGAGCAGTTGCGCGAGCGCCTGCGCGGCCGCGCCGCGCCGGTGGTGGTCGTACCCGAAGGCGGCGTGCCCTTGCAGTCGCTGGTGGAATGGCTGGATCGGCTCAAGCTGTGGGGCGTGAACGCCTCGCTGGCGCGGCCCGCGGCCTCATGA
- a CDS encoding YfhL family 4Fe-4S dicluster ferredoxin has translation MSLKITDECINCDVCEPVCPNQAIYQGEEIYEIDPGLCTECVGHFDKPQCQTVCPVACIPLDPAHAETQEQLLAKYRRLTAAEKDTA, from the coding sequence ATGTCGCTGAAGATTACAGACGAATGCATCAACTGCGATGTCTGTGAGCCGGTGTGTCCGAATCAGGCGATCTACCAGGGCGAGGAGATCTACGAGATCGACCCCGGCCTTTGTACCGAATGCGTCGGACATTTCGACAAGCCGCAATGCCAGACAGTGTGCCCCGTCGCCTGCATTCCGCTGGACCCCGCTCACGCTGAAACCCAAGAACAACTGCTGGCCAAATACCGGCGCCTGACGGCGGCCGAGAAGGACACGGCTTGA
- a CDS encoding MotA/TolQ/ExbB proton channel family protein has product MLSQALEWLKLGGPAMLVLVLMSIAAMTLTIVKVWEFFEHRYGDERFVEPLLSAWRSGGAEAQIAALRTHPSPLAQLMIEAIDGLRRYGPSEALREQIAQQAADRLASARTLLRPLEVIGQLAPLVGLLGTVLGMIEAFQRLQAAGDRVDPAILSGGIWEALLTTAAGLIVAIPTIAVLNWLERRVERLHQAMESALTRLFARPQADLDVTRKPGA; this is encoded by the coding sequence ATGCTGTCCCAAGCCCTGGAATGGCTCAAGCTCGGCGGCCCGGCGATGCTGGTGCTGGTGCTGATGTCGATCGCCGCGATGACCCTGACCATCGTCAAGGTCTGGGAGTTCTTCGAACACCGCTACGGCGACGAGCGTTTCGTCGAACCGCTGCTGTCCGCCTGGCGCAGCGGTGGCGCCGAGGCGCAGATTGCTGCGCTGCGCACGCATCCCTCGCCGCTGGCGCAGCTGATGATCGAAGCCATCGACGGCCTGCGCCGCTACGGACCGAGCGAGGCGCTGCGCGAGCAGATCGCGCAGCAGGCGGCCGACCGTCTGGCCTCGGCGCGGACCCTGCTGCGGCCGCTGGAAGTGATCGGCCAGCTGGCGCCGCTGGTGGGCCTGCTCGGCACCGTGCTCGGCATGATCGAGGCGTTCCAGCGACTCCAGGCCGCCGGTGACCGGGTCGACCCGGCGATCCTGTCCGGCGGCATCTGGGAAGCCCTGCTGACGACAGCCGCCGGGCTGATCGTGGCGATCCCGACCATCGCGGTGCTGAACTGGCTGGAGCGGCGTGTGGAGCGCCTGCATCAGGCCATGGAAAGCGCGCTGACGCGCCTGTTCGCGCGGCCTCAGGCGGACCTCGACGTGACGCGCAAGCCCGGCGCATGA